One window of Xanthomonas sp. 10-10 genomic DNA carries:
- a CDS encoding DUF721 domain-containing protein, protein MSVMSKPKSNARNPSAPQQAIEAALGEKAGDPLRRALWLDALDRQLRPLLPPHLATRCRLANVRGEQLVFLVDSPIWHAKVRLAETQLLDAARSIGLKATAVTVKTASTPLHSPTQQNRDRPRPVSEATHKGLREALASLQDVLPTKR, encoded by the coding sequence ATGAGTGTCATGTCCAAGCCCAAGTCCAACGCACGCAACCCTTCCGCTCCGCAGCAGGCCATCGAGGCCGCGCTGGGTGAAAAGGCTGGCGACCCCTTGCGTCGAGCCTTGTGGCTCGATGCGCTGGACCGGCAGTTGCGCCCCCTGTTACCGCCCCATCTGGCGACCCGTTGCCGGTTGGCCAATGTCCGAGGCGAACAGCTCGTTTTTCTGGTTGATTCACCGATCTGGCATGCCAAGGTGCGGCTCGCCGAGACCCAACTTCTTGATGCCGCCCGATCCATCGGGTTGAAGGCCACCGCAGTGACCGTCAAGACGGCAAGCACTCCGCTGCATTCCCCAACACAGCAGAACCGCGACCGTCCACGGCCGGTGTCCGAAGCCACGCACAAGGGTCTGCGCGAGGCACTGGCATCCCTGCAGGACGTCTTGCCGACCAAGCGGT
- a CDS encoding M23 family metallopeptidase: MALKKVVIKSRETRVQRVARQFQGFAADRPMVVLGAVLGLGMLIGVGASTATGMVTNSALQAKVAQQQAELAQAQRASQAQVNALAARMGELQAQATRLNALGERLTEMGKLKDGEFDFDAPVGVGGGDEPVSDMPVETLKQTLGQVEQQFSASGQQLNVLASLMFDHQLEQNSVPSRMPIRNTYITSGFGGRADPFDGGSAFHKGVDFHANVGDPVMSVADGVVSYAGVRGGYGNVVEVDHGNGYVTRYAHNSRLVVKVGDLVRAGQQVARAGSSGRSTGAHVHFEVWADGRVVNPRKFLGDTNTPVGRRGRG; encoded by the coding sequence ATGGCGTTGAAGAAAGTTGTAATCAAATCTCGCGAAACCCGGGTACAGCGTGTAGCCCGACAGTTCCAGGGCTTTGCCGCGGATCGACCGATGGTCGTCCTCGGCGCCGTGCTTGGGCTGGGCATGTTGATCGGCGTCGGCGCAAGCACCGCCACCGGCATGGTGACCAATTCCGCGCTGCAGGCCAAGGTCGCGCAGCAACAGGCCGAGCTGGCCCAGGCGCAGCGCGCCTCGCAGGCGCAGGTCAATGCACTGGCCGCACGCATGGGCGAGCTGCAGGCGCAGGCCACCCGCCTCAACGCGTTGGGCGAGCGGCTGACCGAAATGGGCAAGTTGAAGGATGGCGAGTTCGACTTCGACGCGCCGGTCGGCGTCGGTGGCGGCGACGAGCCGGTCAGCGACATGCCGGTGGAAACGCTCAAGCAGACGCTGGGGCAGGTCGAACAGCAGTTCTCCGCCTCCGGCCAGCAACTGAACGTGCTGGCTTCGCTGATGTTCGATCATCAGCTCGAGCAGAATTCGGTGCCCTCGCGGATGCCGATCCGCAACACCTATATCACCTCGGGCTTTGGTGGCCGCGCCGATCCGTTCGACGGCGGCTCGGCCTTCCACAAGGGTGTGGACTTCCACGCCAACGTGGGCGATCCGGTGATGTCGGTCGCCGATGGCGTGGTCAGCTACGCCGGTGTGCGTGGCGGCTACGGCAACGTGGTGGAAGTGGACCATGGCAACGGCTACGTGACCCGCTACGCGCACAACTCGCGCCTGGTGGTGAAGGTAGGCGATCTGGTGCGCGCCGGGCAGCAGGTGGCCAGGGCCGGTTCCAGTGGTCGTTCCACCGGTGCGCACGTGCACTTCGAGGTCTGGGCCGATGGTCGCGTGGTCAATCCGCGCAAGTTCCTGGGCGACACCAACACGCCGGTAGGGCGCCGAGGGCGCGGTTGA
- the secA gene encoding preprotein translocase subunit SecA: MINSLLTRVFGSRNERQLRQLTRLVAQINALEPTIEKLSDAELQAKTPEFKQRLATGQSLDKILPEAFAVCREASRRVLGMRHYDVQLIGGMVLHLGKIAEMRTGEGKTLVATLPVYLNALQGEGVHVVTVNDYLARRDAAQMGKLYNWLGLSVGVVYPGMPHSDKREAYGSDITYGTNNEFGFDYLRDNMALSRADRYQRNLHYAIVDEVDSILIDEARTPLIISGPADESPELYIRVNRIVPQLTKQESEEGEGDYWIDEKGKQVHLSEAGMGHAEELLMQAGILENAEDGLYAAQNLSVVHHLNAALRAHAIYQRDVDYIVRDGEVVIVDEFTGRTLSGRRWSDGLHQAVEAKEGVPVQRENQTLASITFQNLFRMYKKLSGMTGTADTEAYEFQSIYGLEVVVIPTNRPTVRKDHPDQVFLNRKGKFNAVLADIEDCAKRGQPVLVGTTSIETSEMLSEHLRKAGVKHEVLNAKQHEREATIVANAGQPGAVTIATNMAGRGTDIVLGGSLESEYHALGEDATEDARFTIKTDWQRRHDAVKAAGGLHIIGTERHESRRIDNQLRGRAGRQGDPGSSRFYLSLEDNLMRIFASDWVQKAMRMMGMKEDDVIEDRLVSRQIEKAQRKVEAHNFDIRKNLLDFDDVNNDQRKVIYAQRDELLDAESVKDNVDGIRGDVIYDLVARFVPPNSVDEQWDLQGLEATLESELGMPMALREMARTQEELDAEQIAAKVQAAVDAHFAEKEAAVGNDTMRALEKHVMLTVLDQGWKEHLAKMDYLRQGIYLRGYAQKQPKQEYKKEAFELFSEMLENVKREVVNLLARVRIRSEEEVAELEEQERLQAQARLMASQFQHQDAGGYGADEEVEQMQGGNAPVPVSQVTRDEPKVGRNDPCPCGSGKKYKHCHGQLS; encoded by the coding sequence ATGATCAACAGTCTGCTTACCCGTGTCTTTGGCAGTCGTAACGAACGCCAGCTGCGCCAGCTCACCCGCCTCGTCGCCCAGATCAATGCGCTGGAGCCGACGATCGAGAAGCTCTCCGACGCCGAGCTGCAAGCCAAGACCCCGGAGTTCAAGCAGCGGCTTGCCACCGGGCAGTCCCTGGACAAGATTCTTCCCGAAGCCTTTGCGGTGTGCCGCGAGGCCAGTCGTCGCGTGCTGGGCATGCGCCACTACGACGTGCAGCTGATCGGCGGCATGGTGCTGCATCTGGGCAAGATTGCCGAGATGCGCACCGGCGAAGGCAAGACCCTGGTGGCGACCCTGCCGGTGTACCTCAACGCGCTGCAGGGCGAAGGCGTGCATGTGGTCACGGTCAACGACTACCTGGCGCGCCGCGACGCTGCGCAGATGGGCAAGTTGTACAACTGGCTGGGCCTGAGCGTGGGCGTGGTGTATCCGGGCATGCCGCATAGTGACAAGCGCGAGGCCTATGGCAGCGACATCACCTACGGCACCAACAACGAATTCGGCTTCGACTACCTGCGTGACAACATGGCGCTGTCGCGCGCCGATCGCTACCAGCGCAATCTGCACTACGCGATCGTCGACGAAGTCGACTCGATCCTGATCGACGAAGCGCGCACCCCGTTGATCATTTCCGGCCCGGCCGACGAATCGCCGGAGCTGTACATCCGCGTCAACCGCATCGTGCCGCAGCTGACCAAGCAGGAAAGCGAAGAAGGCGAGGGCGATTACTGGATCGACGAGAAGGGCAAGCAGGTGCATCTGTCAGAGGCGGGCATGGGCCACGCCGAAGAACTGCTGATGCAGGCCGGCATCCTGGAAAACGCCGAAGACGGCCTGTACGCCGCGCAGAACCTGAGCGTGGTGCATCACCTCAACGCCGCACTGCGTGCGCATGCGATCTACCAGCGCGACGTGGATTACATCGTGCGCGATGGCGAAGTGGTGATCGTGGACGAATTCACCGGCCGCACCCTGTCCGGGCGTCGCTGGTCCGACGGCCTGCACCAGGCGGTCGAAGCGAAGGAGGGCGTGCCGGTACAGCGCGAGAACCAGACGCTGGCCAGCATCACCTTCCAGAACCTGTTCCGCATGTACAAGAAGCTGTCCGGCATGACCGGTACGGCCGACACCGAAGCCTACGAATTCCAGAGCATCTACGGCCTGGAAGTGGTGGTGATCCCGACCAACCGCCCGACCGTGCGCAAGGACCATCCGGACCAGGTCTTCCTCAACCGCAAGGGCAAGTTCAATGCGGTGCTGGCCGACATCGAAGACTGCGCCAAGCGCGGCCAGCCGGTGCTGGTGGGTACTACCTCGATCGAGACCTCGGAGATGCTGTCCGAGCATCTGCGCAAGGCCGGCGTGAAGCACGAAGTGCTCAACGCCAAGCAGCACGAGCGCGAAGCGACCATCGTGGCCAACGCCGGCCAGCCGGGTGCGGTGACCATCGCCACCAACATGGCCGGTCGCGGTACCGACATCGTGCTGGGCGGTTCGCTGGAGTCGGAGTATCACGCGCTGGGCGAGGATGCGACCGAGGACGCGCGCTTCACGATCAAGACCGATTGGCAGCGTCGGCATGACGCGGTCAAGGCGGCCGGCGGCCTGCACATCATCGGTACCGAGCGTCACGAATCGCGGCGTATCGACAACCAGTTGCGCGGCCGCGCCGGCCGTCAGGGCGACCCGGGTTCGTCGCGCTTCTATCTGTCGCTGGAAGACAACCTGATGCGCATCTTCGCCTCGGACTGGGTCCAGAAGGCGATGCGCATGATGGGCATGAAGGAAGACGACGTCATCGAAGATCGCCTGGTCAGCCGGCAGATCGAGAAGGCCCAGCGCAAGGTGGAAGCGCATAACTTCGACATCCGCAAGAACCTGCTGGACTTCGACGACGTCAACAACGATCAGCGCAAGGTGATCTACGCGCAGCGCGACGAGTTGCTGGATGCCGAGTCGGTGAAGGACAACGTCGATGGCATCCGCGGCGATGTGATCTATGACCTGGTCGCCCGCTTCGTGCCGCCCAATTCGGTGGACGAGCAGTGGGACCTGCAGGGGCTGGAAGCCACGCTGGAATCGGAGCTGGGCATGCCGATGGCGTTGCGCGAAATGGCGCGCACGCAGGAAGAACTGGACGCCGAGCAGATCGCCGCCAAGGTACAGGCGGCGGTGGATGCGCACTTCGCCGAGAAGGAAGCGGCGGTGGGCAACGACACCATGCGCGCGCTGGAAAAGCACGTGATGCTGACCGTGCTCGATCAGGGCTGGAAGGAGCATCTGGCCAAGATGGATTACCTGCGCCAGGGCATCTATCTGCGTGGTTACGCGCAGAAGCAGCCCAAGCAGGAATACAAGAAGGAAGCCTTCGAGCTGTTCTCCGAGATGCTGGAGAACGTCAAGCGCGAAGTGGTGAACCTGCTGGCACGCGTGCGCATCCGTAGCGAAGAGGAAGTGGCCGAGCTGGAAGAACAGGAGCGTCTGCAGGCGCAAGCACGCCTGATGGCCTCGCAGTTCCAGCACCAGGATGCCGGCGGCTACGGCGCCGACGAGGAAGTGGAGCAGATGCAGGGCGGCAACGCACCGGTGCCGGTGTCGCAGGTCACCCGCGACGAGCCCAAGGTGGGCCGGAACGATCCGTGCCCGTGCGGCAGCGGCAAGAAGTACAAGCACTGCCACGGTCAGCTCAGCTGA